A genomic window from Nitrospirota bacterium includes:
- a CDS encoding 2-hydroxyacyl-CoA dehydratase, whose translation MSGKDYTSMWKNLGLNLENHAGLLGVLSDTYKSIYLSQANRPNAMEYFDFVISEVHGLRIEEILKAKAKGRKVVGTFCIYVPEEIVLSVDGVCIGLCAGAEVGSGEAEKFIPRNTCALIKAFMGFKLSGLCPYVETTDLIVGETTCDGKKKAYEIFGGITKKVYVMEVPHMKTAEDMKLWLSEVKRFKDKMEELSGKRITVENLKKATSVVNAKRKALQRLSRLRAADPAPISGLDALLVNQISFYDDPLRFTEMTNRLCDELEGRVRDGIGIMPKGAPRILVSGSPMAIPNWKLHAISEGSGAVVVGEESCIGERNHRDLLDENFSSVDEAMEKLASRYLGIDCACFTPNTERLDNIKALVNGLKADGVIHYSLQFCTPYMMEAYKVENAVTGVPFMRIETDYSMEDFGQLKTRVEAFIEMLR comes from the coding sequence ATGAGCGGTAAAGACTACACTTCAATGTGGAAGAATCTGGGACTCAATCTTGAAAACCATGCCGGATTGCTCGGAGTACTCTCAGACACATATAAGAGCATCTATCTTTCCCAAGCCAACAGACCTAATGCTATGGAGTATTTTGATTTCGTCATCTCTGAGGTGCACGGTCTTAGAATCGAGGAGATACTTAAGGCCAAGGCAAAAGGCAGAAAAGTCGTAGGCACATTCTGCATTTATGTGCCCGAAGAGATTGTGCTATCAGTTGACGGGGTGTGCATCGGCCTTTGTGCCGGGGCCGAGGTTGGCTCTGGCGAGGCCGAGAAATTCATACCGAGAAATACCTGCGCCCTGATAAAGGCATTTATGGGGTTCAAGCTCTCGGGCCTTTGCCCTTATGTGGAGACCACAGACCTCATAGTCGGCGAGACGACCTGTGACGGCAAGAAGAAAGCATACGAGATATTCGGAGGCATAACCAAGAAGGTCTATGTCATGGAAGTGCCTCACATGAAGACAGCCGAGGACATGAAGCTCTGGCTCAGCGAAGTGAAGAGGTTCAAAGATAAGATGGAAGAACTATCCGGCAAGAGGATAACTGTTGAGAATCTTAAAAAGGCTACCTCCGTAGTAAACGCAAAAAGAAAAGCTCTTCAGAGGCTTAGCAGGCTTAGGGCGGCAGACCCTGCCCCGATATCGGGCCTCGACGCCCTTCTTGTAAACCAGATCTCCTTCTATGACGACCCGCTAAGGTTTACGGAGATGACAAACAGGCTCTGTGATGAACTTGAAGGAAGGGTCAGAGATGGTATCGGCATTATGCCCAAAGGAGCGCCACGCATACTTGTCTCAGGCTCTCCGATGGCGATACCCAACTGGAAGCTCCATGCGATAAGCGAGGGAAGCGGGGCCGTTGTGGTAGGCGAGGAGTCCTGCATAGGAGAAAGAAACCATAGGGACTTGCTTGACGAGAATTTTTCAAGTGTGGATGAGGCTATGGAAAAACTGGCCTCCCGCTATCTCGGCATAGACTGCGCCTGCTTTACGCCGAACACCGAGAGGCTCGACAACATAAAAGCCCTTGTCAATGGACTGAAGGCGGACGGCGTCATACACTACTCCCTCCAGTTCTGCACCCCTTACATGATGGAGGCTTACAAGGTTGAGAATGCCGTTACAGGGGTGCCCTTCATGCGGATAGAGACGGATTACAGCATGGAGGATTTCGGACAGCTTAAAACAAGGGTGGAAGCCTTTATTGAAATGCTGAGATAG